In one Bacillus thuringiensis genomic region, the following are encoded:
- a CDS encoding TerC family protein, with the protein MDLEFLTSVLMIVGIDVVLGGDNAIVIALASRNLPESKRNKAILIGTLLAIVLRIVLTILAVYLLDIPFLQLIGGVLLTLIAVNLLTDNSNDLSSIQGKTTLFQAVRTIVFADLVMGFDNVIAIAGAAHGRFLLVIIGLLISIPIIIWGSKLILILMERFPFLIYCGAAILSYTAGKMVTHEDRLATFFHNNPSFTASIPYLFIFTILCIGFIVQQVRLRNVKH; encoded by the coding sequence ATGGACTTAGAGTTTTTAACATCAGTACTAATGATTGTCGGTATCGATGTTGTATTAGGTGGTGACAATGCAATCGTCATCGCACTAGCTAGCCGAAACTTACCTGAATCGAAACGAAATAAAGCCATTTTGATCGGTACTCTTTTAGCAATCGTACTAAGAATTGTCCTTACTATACTAGCTGTCTATTTACTCGACATTCCATTTCTGCAACTTATCGGGGGCGTTTTACTTACATTAATCGCAGTAAATTTATTAACTGATAATAGCAACGATCTTTCTTCTATTCAAGGAAAAACAACTTTATTTCAAGCGGTGCGTACAATTGTATTCGCGGACCTTGTTATGGGGTTTGATAATGTTATTGCCATTGCAGGTGCAGCTCACGGGAGATTTTTACTCGTCATAATCGGCTTACTCATTTCTATCCCGATTATTATTTGGGGTAGCAAACTTATTTTAATACTTATGGAACGATTTCCATTCCTCATTTATTGTGGTGCAGCGATTCTTTCCTATACTGCAGGAAAAATGGTTACACATGAAGACAGACTTGCAACCTTTTTTCATAACAACCCAAGTTTCACTGCAAGCATTCCTTATTTGTTCATTTTCACTATTTTATGCATCGGCTTTATCGTACAACAAGTTCGATTACGCAATGTGAAACATTAA
- the mecA gene encoding adaptor protein MecA, translating to MDIERINDHTMKFFITYIDIEDRGFNREEIWYDRERSEELFWEMMDEARDHDDFFIDGPLWIQVQAVDKGIEVLVTKAELSKDGQKLELPIGVDKIIDIPLDEGIESLFQQELVEEVEEQTGTTFNEDGTFGFLIKFNDFEDVISLSHRLIFEDIKDELYSFENRYYVYVEFDEVLHDEEEIDRILSIILEYGEESTLTIHRVSEYGKQIVKEHALETIRNNFPAKT from the coding sequence TTGGATATTGAAAGAATTAATGATCATACGATGAAATTTTTTATTACGTACATTGATATAGAGGATAGAGGATTTAATCGTGAAGAAATTTGGTATGATCGCGAACGAAGTGAAGAGCTCTTTTGGGAGATGATGGACGAAGCTCGTGATCATGACGATTTCTTTATTGATGGACCGTTATGGATTCAAGTGCAAGCAGTCGATAAAGGGATTGAAGTACTTGTCACGAAAGCAGAGCTTTCAAAGGACGGGCAAAAGCTGGAACTACCGATAGGGGTAGACAAAATTATAGATATTCCTCTAGATGAAGGCATCGAATCATTATTCCAGCAAGAGTTAGTCGAAGAGGTAGAAGAACAAACAGGAACAACCTTTAATGAAGATGGTACGTTTGGCTTTTTAATTAAATTTAATGATTTTGAAGATGTCATTTCATTAAGTCATCGTCTTATCTTTGAAGATATAAAAGATGAGCTGTATTCATTTGAGAACCGCTATTATGTATATGTGGAATTCGATGAAGTGCTACATGATGAAGAAGAAATTGATCGTATTTTAAGTATTATTTTAGAATATGGAGAAGAATCAACTTTAACAATTCATCGTGTAAGTGAGTATGGAAAACAAATTGTGAAAGAGCATGCGCTTGAAACGATTCGCAATAATTTTCCTGCTAAAACGTAG
- a CDS encoding cardiolipin synthase: MKNTLKLIFFVFLLFALFVSLRMFIDVAFYSDVIGIKDVSILGIISILFTVSAFLIGCVIFLENRHPSKTLTWLIVLGIFPVFGFFAYLLFGQNFRRKRMFQKKALLDEQAFLQYKGHEDYEERILRNHKHQELLFRLADRLGALNISFQTETRTLTNGDETFQAILDGLKRAKHHIHMEYYIVRDDKLGTEIKDILIQKSKEGVVVRFLYDAVGSFKLSKSYIEELNDAGVEMIPFFPVRFPILNDKINYRNHRKIVIIDGNEGFVGGLNIGDEYLGKDKYFGFWRDTHLYLRGEAVQSLQLIFLQDWFYMTGEAVLAPEYLQAKAVEGEHWGGVQLVAGGPDNKWETIKHLYFAMIASARKSIWIATPYFIPDDDILSALKVAALAGIDVRLLMPSKPDKRTVFYASRSYFPELLDAGVKIYEYEKGFLHSKVVIVDSDLASIGTANMDMRSFHLNFEVNAFLYDTDSIRKLVQDFKDDLEESSEIHVDRFHKRRLHRRIVESTYRLLSPLL, translated from the coding sequence ATGAAAAATACGTTAAAGTTGATTTTCTTTGTTTTTCTATTGTTCGCATTATTTGTTTCACTACGTATGTTTATTGATGTAGCATTTTATTCGGATGTGATTGGGATAAAAGATGTTTCGATTTTAGGTATTATTAGTATTTTATTTACAGTATCTGCGTTTTTAATTGGCTGCGTTATTTTCTTAGAGAACCGTCATCCGTCAAAAACACTTACATGGTTAATTGTGTTAGGTATTTTTCCGGTATTTGGCTTCTTTGCTTATTTATTATTTGGACAAAATTTTCGGAGAAAAAGAATGTTCCAAAAGAAGGCTTTACTTGATGAACAGGCGTTTTTACAATATAAAGGGCATGAAGATTACGAAGAACGGATTTTGCGCAATCATAAGCATCAAGAGCTATTATTTCGTTTAGCGGATCGCTTAGGCGCTTTAAATATTTCATTTCAAACTGAAACGAGAACATTAACAAATGGAGATGAAACGTTTCAGGCCATTTTAGATGGATTAAAACGAGCGAAACATCACATTCATATGGAATATTACATTGTGCGTGATGATAAGCTTGGAACAGAAATTAAAGATATTTTAATACAAAAATCAAAAGAGGGCGTAGTCGTTCGTTTTTTATATGATGCGGTTGGAAGTTTTAAATTATCAAAATCGTATATTGAAGAATTAAACGATGCAGGTGTCGAAATGATTCCGTTCTTCCCTGTGCGCTTTCCGATTTTAAACGATAAGATTAATTATCGAAACCACCGAAAAATCGTTATTATTGATGGAAATGAAGGATTTGTAGGTGGATTAAATATTGGTGATGAATATTTAGGCAAGGATAAGTACTTCGGCTTTTGGCGAGACACACATTTATATTTGCGTGGTGAAGCTGTACAAAGTTTGCAGCTTATTTTCCTTCAAGATTGGTTTTATATGACTGGTGAGGCTGTGCTAGCCCCTGAATATTTACAAGCGAAAGCAGTTGAGGGGGAACATTGGGGAGGCGTGCAGCTCGTTGCAGGTGGACCGGATAATAAGTGGGAAACAATTAAGCATTTATATTTCGCAATGATTGCTTCTGCGCGGAAATCCATTTGGATTGCAACGCCGTATTTCATTCCGGATGATGATATTTTATCCGCATTAAAGGTTGCTGCACTTGCTGGTATCGATGTTCGTTTGTTAATGCCGAGTAAGCCTGATAAGCGTACTGTCTTTTACGCATCGAGATCGTATTTCCCAGAGCTTTTAGATGCAGGGGTAAAGATATATGAGTATGAAAAAGGTTTTCTCCATAGTAAAGTTGTCATTGTCGATTCTGATTTAGCTTCAATTGGGACAGCTAATATGGATATGAGAAGTTTTCATTTAAATTTTGAAGTAAATGCCTTTTTATATGATACAGATAGCATTCGAAAGCTTGTTCAAGATTTTAAAGACGATTTAGAAGAATCCAGTGAAATTCACGTCGATCGTTTTCATAAAAGGCGTCTTCATAGACGAATTGTTGAATCAACGTACCGGTTATTATCGCCTTTATTATAA
- a CDS encoding competence protein CoiA gives MITIFIAKRENGEKIHLLYNCNEELLRRMRQQERFFCVACGKEVQMKLGKQKSWHFAHKKVDSCLAFYEAESMYHRHGKELLYKWFKRQNFHVDIERYMPEIQQRPDIFIERAGRKIAIEYQCANLSIEQLYKRTYSYWRAGIQVIWIIGGNQLKKQSAYWMKFSSLMAFSLQSYPQPFLIFFCSKQKSFMKCAFLTSFSTSVSFSHTIYLPTETTTFELLFSSVPFQKEILDREWKQRKDYFRKNALPIWNYNYKSLLRFLYQCKCTPANFPSEIGVPLPSSFAFQTNPFIWQAFLYMKCIGELAVGDCISIQYVCSYVKKYTKRRMLPYFSKHIWKVAVTEYMTFLCYTGVLRKVEAYKYRKIRGIVMLKTEEEVMKYDETCLAYALSLFEAKYNMREGKGDIIKTDCEGIT, from the coding sequence GTGATTACGATATTTATCGCTAAAAGAGAAAACGGAGAAAAAATTCATTTACTCTACAATTGTAATGAAGAGCTTTTGCGCCGTATGCGTCAACAGGAACGATTCTTTTGTGTAGCTTGTGGAAAGGAAGTACAAATGAAATTAGGGAAACAAAAAAGTTGGCATTTTGCTCATAAAAAAGTGGATTCATGTCTTGCCTTTTATGAAGCGGAATCTATGTATCATAGGCACGGTAAAGAATTGTTATATAAATGGTTCAAACGTCAAAACTTTCATGTAGATATAGAGCGTTATATGCCAGAGATTCAGCAACGGCCAGATATTTTTATAGAGAGAGCAGGGAGAAAAATTGCGATTGAATACCAATGCGCAAACCTTTCTATAGAGCAGCTGTACAAACGAACATATTCGTATTGGCGAGCGGGTATACAGGTCATTTGGATCATTGGTGGAAATCAATTGAAAAAGCAATCTGCATATTGGATGAAATTCTCCTCACTTATGGCTTTCTCCTTACAATCTTATCCTCAACCATTTCTTATTTTCTTCTGTTCCAAACAAAAATCATTTATGAAATGCGCGTTTCTTACTTCATTTTCTACAAGCGTCTCTTTCTCACATACTATATATTTACCAACTGAAACGACTACTTTTGAACTACTCTTTTCCTCTGTTCCTTTCCAAAAAGAAATATTAGACCGAGAATGGAAGCAACGAAAGGACTATTTTCGAAAAAATGCTTTGCCTATTTGGAATTATAATTATAAGTCACTATTACGCTTTTTATATCAATGTAAATGTACCCCAGCAAATTTTCCTTCTGAAATTGGTGTGCCGCTCCCATCCTCATTTGCTTTTCAAACAAATCCATTTATATGGCAAGCATTTCTATATATGAAGTGTATAGGTGAGCTTGCGGTAGGGGATTGTATTTCTATTCAATATGTGTGTAGTTATGTAAAAAAGTATACGAAAAGGCGTATGCTCCCGTACTTTTCAAAGCATATATGGAAAGTAGCAGTTACTGAATATATGACATTTTTATGTTATACAGGTGTATTACGTAAAGTGGAGGCTTATAAGTACCGGAAAATAAGGGGGATCGTTATGTTAAAAACAGAGGAGGAAGTTATGAAATATGATGAAACTTGTTTAGCGTATGCCTTATCTTTATTTGAGGCAAAGTACAACATGAGAGAAGGAAAAGGGGATATAATAAAGACTGATTGTGAAGGAATTACATAA
- the pepF gene encoding oligoendopeptidase F: protein MSEQNKAKTLPDRNEIEEASTWRLEDIFQTDAEWEKEFQAIKELLPKLTEFKGKLGDSADNLLETLQYEDEISMRLGKLYTYAHMRYDQDTTNSVYQALNDRATNLYSQVSSGTAYIVPEILSISEDTLQTFLKENRDLSVYEHALEEITRQRPHVLSEAEEALLAEASEVMSSSSNTFGMLNNADLKFPSIKGEDGEEIEITHGRYIQFLESDDRRVREDAFKAVYETYGKFKNTFASTLSGAVKRNNFNARVRKYDSARQAALSNNNIPEAVYDQLVETVNDNLHLLHRYIDIRKRALGLDELHMYDLYTPLVPEVKMNVKYEEAQDLLLKSLNVLGDEYVGILKEAYENRWVDVYENKGKRSGAYSSGAYGTNPYILMNWHDNVNNLFTLAHEFGHSVHSYYTRKTQPHVYGDYSIFVAEVASTCNEALLNDYLLKTTEDKKERLYLLNHYLEGFRGTVFRQTMFAEFEHTIHKKVQEGHAVTPDMLTEIYYDLNKKYFGDALVIDEEIGLEWSRIPHFYYNYYVYQYATGFSAATALSKQILEEGQPAVERYINEFLKAGSSDYPIEVLKKAGVDMASPEPVKEALQVFEEKLNELEALLFEEK, encoded by the coding sequence ATGTCTGAACAAAACAAAGCGAAAACATTACCAGATCGCAATGAGATTGAAGAAGCAAGTACGTGGCGATTAGAAGATATTTTCCAAACAGATGCAGAATGGGAAAAAGAATTCCAAGCTATTAAGGAGCTATTACCGAAGTTAACTGAATTTAAAGGGAAACTTGGTGATTCTGCGGACAATTTACTTGAGACATTGCAATATGAAGATGAAATTTCAATGCGATTAGGTAAGCTCTATACATATGCTCATATGCGTTACGATCAAGATACAACAAACTCTGTGTATCAAGCATTAAATGATCGCGCAACAAATTTATATTCACAAGTATCTAGTGGCACAGCGTATATTGTGCCTGAAATTTTATCTATTTCAGAAGATACACTGCAAACATTCTTGAAGGAAAATAGAGATTTAAGTGTATATGAACATGCATTAGAAGAAATTACACGTCAACGCCCGCACGTATTATCAGAAGCTGAAGAAGCTTTATTAGCGGAAGCATCTGAAGTAATGAGTTCATCAAGCAATACATTCGGTATGTTGAATAACGCGGATTTAAAATTCCCATCTATTAAAGGTGAAGACGGAGAAGAAATAGAAATTACACATGGTCGTTACATTCAGTTTTTAGAAAGTGATGATCGTCGTGTTCGCGAAGATGCATTTAAAGCTGTATATGAAACGTACGGAAAATTTAAAAACACATTCGCAAGTACGTTAAGTGGAGCAGTAAAACGTAATAATTTCAATGCGCGTGTTCGTAAATACGATTCTGCTCGCCAAGCTGCACTGAGCAATAATAATATTCCGGAAGCAGTATACGATCAACTCGTTGAAACGGTAAATGATAACTTACATTTATTACACCGTTACATCGATATTCGTAAGCGTGCATTAGGACTTGATGAGCTTCATATGTATGATTTATATACACCACTTGTACCAGAAGTGAAAATGAATGTGAAATACGAAGAAGCGCAAGACCTTTTATTAAAATCTTTAAACGTACTTGGTGATGAATATGTTGGTATTTTGAAAGAAGCATATGAAAATCGCTGGGTAGATGTGTATGAGAATAAAGGAAAACGAAGCGGGGCATATTCATCTGGTGCATATGGAACAAATCCGTATATTTTAATGAACTGGCATGATAATGTAAATAATTTATTTACACTTGCTCATGAGTTTGGTCATTCGGTGCATAGTTACTATACAAGAAAGACACAACCGCACGTATATGGTGATTATTCCATCTTCGTAGCAGAAGTGGCATCTACTTGTAATGAAGCGCTTCTAAATGATTATTTATTAAAAACGACAGAAGATAAGAAAGAGCGTCTATATTTATTAAATCATTATTTAGAAGGATTCCGTGGTACTGTATTCCGTCAAACGATGTTTGCAGAGTTTGAACATACTATTCATAAGAAAGTACAAGAAGGACATGCTGTTACGCCAGATATGTTAACGGAAATCTACTATGATTTAAATAAGAAATATTTCGGTGACGCTTTAGTAATCGACGAAGAGATTGGTTTAGAATGGTCTCGTATTCCACACTTCTACTACAACTATTACGTATATCAATACGCAACAGGATTTAGTGCAGCGACCGCTCTATCTAAACAGATTTTAGAAGAAGGACAACCAGCAGTAGAACGCTATATTAACGAGTTCTTAAAAGCAGGAAGCTCTGATTATCCAATTGAAGTGTTGAAAAAAGCAGGAGTAGATATGGCATCTCCTGAACCAGTAAAAGAGGCGCTACAAGTATTTGAAGAGAAATTAAATGAATTAGAAGCATTATTATTTGAAGAAAAGTAA
- a CDS encoding ClpXP adapter SpxH family protein, which produces MDKQEAKHINMPSPSACEHKSVEAYLFIDPLCKDCWEIEPFIIKLWLEYGKYFSIRHIVTGKVDGTNASSHKWNKPANIRFVWEKTTSLQGFSCDGKVHMQEASSTPYLVSMAIKAAELQGRKAGSKFLRKLQEYIFLENVSNPDCELLLACAKDSNIDVEEFKKDLHSASAKKAFQCDLKFTNEMHITEIPSLVFFHANSDEEGIKIAGNYSYDVYVQLLKELVKCEIEPEPLPPLEVLLEATQFISSKEVAFIYNCPQQEIERELKKLQLKRKVQMIEVKCQRYWKWIAKEKDLV; this is translated from the coding sequence ATGGATAAGCAGGAAGCAAAGCATATAAATATGCCATCTCCTTCCGCATGCGAGCATAAGTCTGTAGAAGCATATTTATTTATTGATCCACTTTGTAAAGATTGCTGGGAAATTGAGCCTTTTATTATTAAACTATGGCTTGAATACGGAAAATACTTCTCTATTCGTCATATCGTAACAGGAAAAGTGGATGGAACGAACGCTTCCTCACACAAATGGAATAAACCTGCTAATATTCGATTTGTGTGGGAAAAGACAACAAGTTTACAAGGTTTTTCATGTGATGGAAAGGTACATATGCAAGAAGCATCGTCAACACCATATTTAGTTTCGATGGCAATTAAGGCAGCGGAGTTGCAAGGCCGAAAAGCAGGTTCGAAGTTTTTGCGAAAACTCCAAGAATACATCTTCCTTGAAAATGTATCAAACCCTGACTGCGAACTATTACTTGCATGTGCGAAAGATAGCAATATTGATGTAGAAGAATTTAAAAAAGACCTACATTCTGCTAGTGCAAAAAAAGCTTTCCAATGTGACTTGAAATTCACGAATGAGATGCATATTACAGAAATACCCTCCCTCGTCTTTTTTCATGCGAACTCAGATGAAGAAGGTATTAAAATTGCTGGAAATTATTCCTACGATGTATACGTACAATTATTGAAAGAACTTGTAAAATGTGAAATTGAGCCAGAACCATTACCACCTTTAGAAGTGTTACTAGAAGCCACACAATTTATATCTTCAAAAGAAGTAGCATTTATTTATAACTGTCCGCAACAAGAAATTGAGCGCGAACTAAAAAAATTACAACTGAAACGAAAAGTGCAAATGATTGAAGTAAAATGCCAACGTTATTGGAAATGGATAGCAAAAGAAAAAGACCTGGTGTAA
- a CDS encoding CYTH domain-containing protein has product MTQEIEIEFKNIVTKEEFDTLCKSFSIEAFTKQVNHYFETPDFSLKEAGSALRIRHKGETYTLTLKQPAEIGLLETHQVVTEYEAKMMMETNTIIQGAVVDQLHKLQIPVSALTYMGSLTTERAETLFKGGTLVFDHSFYYNHDDYEIEFEVQDEETGKAAFIHLLTQHNIPVRHTNNKVKRFFLAKQNKAR; this is encoded by the coding sequence ATGACACAAGAAATTGAAATTGAATTCAAAAATATCGTTACAAAAGAAGAATTCGATACATTATGTAAATCGTTTTCTATTGAAGCATTTACAAAACAAGTGAATCACTACTTTGAAACACCTGACTTCTCGTTAAAAGAAGCTGGCTCTGCACTTCGTATTCGTCATAAAGGAGAAACTTATACGTTAACGTTGAAACAACCTGCAGAAATCGGTTTATTAGAAACGCATCAAGTCGTAACAGAATACGAAGCAAAAATGATGATGGAAACAAACACAATCATTCAAGGAGCAGTAGTAGATCAATTACATAAATTACAAATTCCTGTTTCTGCTTTAACATATATGGGTAGTTTAACAACAGAAAGAGCAGAAACATTATTTAAAGGCGGAACGCTTGTCTTTGATCATAGTTTCTATTACAATCACGATGATTATGAAATTGAATTTGAAGTGCAAGATGAAGAAACAGGAAAAGCTGCATTTATTCATTTATTAACGCAACATAACATACCTGTTCGTCATACAAATAACAAAGTAAAACGCTTTTTTCTTGCCAAACAAAACAAAGCACGCTAA
- a CDS encoding GTP pyrophosphokinase codes for MNRNWEEFLAPYHQAVAELKVKLKGMRTQFAMLTEHSPIEFVTGRVKSVASIIDKAEKRNVPLDRLREDMQDIAGLRMMCQFVDEIKPVVEYLRKRNDFEIVEERDYVTQKKDSGYRSYHVVISYPVQTIQGEQKVLVEIQIRTLAMNFWATIEHSLNYKYSGRFPEDIKIRLQRAAEAAFLLDEEMSSIRLEIQEAQKAFSRKQETKDSES; via the coding sequence ATGAATCGAAATTGGGAAGAATTTTTAGCACCTTACCACCAAGCGGTGGCAGAGCTGAAAGTGAAACTAAAAGGAATGCGTACTCAATTTGCAATGTTAACAGAGCATTCTCCAATTGAGTTTGTAACAGGAAGGGTAAAGTCGGTTGCAAGTATTATTGATAAAGCGGAGAAGAGAAATGTACCGTTAGACCGATTGAGAGAAGATATGCAGGATATTGCTGGGCTTAGAATGATGTGTCAATTTGTTGATGAGATTAAGCCTGTTGTAGAATATCTTCGAAAACGAAATGACTTTGAAATCGTGGAAGAACGTGATTATGTCACGCAAAAGAAAGATAGCGGTTATCGTTCTTATCATGTTGTCATTAGTTATCCTGTTCAAACGATTCAGGGTGAACAAAAAGTATTGGTAGAAATCCAAATACGCACGCTAGCAATGAACTTTTGGGCAACAATTGAGCATTCTTTAAATTATAAATATAGTGGACGTTTTCCTGAAGATATTAAAATACGCTTGCAACGTGCAGCTGAAGCGGCGTTTTTATTAGATGAAGAAATGTCTTCTATTCGTCTTGAAATTCAAGAAGCGCAAAAGGCTTTTTCAAGAAAGCAAGAAACGAAAGATTCCGAATCATAA
- a CDS encoding NAD kinase: MKFTIMSKGDQSSDTLASTMKEYLLDFGFIMDEQEPDIVISVGGDGTLLYAFHRYYNRLDETAFVGVHTGHLGFYADWLPTEVEKLVIAIAKTPFQVVEYPLLEVIIRYVNGSKESQYLAMNEATVKSAEGTLVTEVEIRGEYFETFRGDGLCISTPSGSTAYNKALGGAIIHPSIEAIQIAEMASINNRVFRTVGSPLVLPKHHTCVLKPAAGMNLQITVDHLTMVHQDVKSIQYRVANEKVRFVRFRPFPFWKRVRDSFVADK; the protein is encoded by the coding sequence ATGAAATTTACAATTATGTCAAAGGGAGATCAATCATCAGATACACTGGCAAGCACGATGAAAGAGTACTTGCTAGATTTTGGATTTATAATGGATGAACAGGAACCCGATATTGTAATTTCTGTTGGGGGAGATGGAACGCTTTTATATGCGTTTCATCGTTATTATAATCGATTGGATGAAACAGCATTTGTTGGTGTACATACAGGACATTTAGGTTTCTATGCAGATTGGTTACCGACAGAAGTAGAGAAATTAGTAATTGCGATTGCGAAAACACCATTCCAAGTGGTGGAATATCCGCTTTTAGAAGTAATTATTCGCTATGTGAATGGAAGTAAAGAGTCACAGTATTTAGCGATGAATGAGGCGACTGTAAAAAGTGCAGAAGGTACATTAGTAACAGAAGTAGAAATACGCGGAGAATATTTTGAAACATTCCGCGGAGACGGCCTTTGTATCTCTACTCCTTCAGGCAGTACCGCGTATAATAAAGCGCTTGGCGGAGCAATTATTCACCCATCTATTGAAGCGATTCAAATTGCAGAAATGGCGTCCATTAACAATCGTGTATTTCGTACTGTAGGATCGCCACTTGTATTGCCGAAGCATCATACATGTGTGTTAAAGCCAGCTGCGGGAATGAACTTACAAATTACAGTGGATCATTTAACGATGGTTCATCAAGATGTGAAATCAATCCAGTATCGCGTCGCAAACGAGAAAGTACGATTTGTTCGTTTCCGCCCGTTCCCGTTCTGGAAACGAGTTCGTGACTCGTTTGTTGCAGATAAATAG
- a CDS encoding RluA family pseudouridine synthase, whose protein sequence is MNRFTLKWDIGLAEEGTLVREFLKTKGISKAALTDIKFHGGAIEVNGQHASVRHQLRASEELRIFFPVEERSEGMMAEDIPLYIVYEDDAVLIINKEANMSTIPSREHPTGSVANALLSHYDKQHLASTVHIVTRLDRDTSGLMLIAKNRFVHHLLSKQHQQKAVKRTYEAIVHGKIVEREGMIDAPIGRKSDSIIERTVCEDGQRAVTHFKVIDSTYHKTHVALELETGRTHQIRVHMAHIGHPLLGDSLYGGRRDEMKRQALHSKSLTFYHPILEKEMSFTIKLPSDMQEVLRHT, encoded by the coding sequence TTGAACAGATTTACACTGAAATGGGATATAGGGCTGGCTGAAGAGGGAACTTTAGTTAGGGAATTTTTGAAAACGAAAGGTATTTCTAAAGCCGCTTTAACGGATATAAAGTTTCACGGCGGGGCGATTGAAGTAAATGGGCAACATGCGAGTGTTCGTCATCAACTGCGCGCTAGTGAAGAATTACGTATCTTTTTTCCAGTGGAGGAAAGAAGTGAAGGGATGATGGCAGAAGATATCCCTTTATACATTGTATATGAAGATGATGCGGTTCTTATCATTAATAAAGAGGCGAACATGTCAACAATTCCGTCTAGAGAACATCCGACAGGGAGTGTTGCTAATGCGCTTTTATCTCATTATGATAAGCAGCATCTTGCAAGTACAGTGCACATTGTAACACGGTTAGATCGTGATACTTCGGGGCTTATGCTTATTGCAAAAAATCGTTTTGTGCATCATCTTTTATCGAAGCAGCATCAACAAAAAGCTGTGAAACGAACGTATGAAGCAATTGTTCACGGAAAGATTGTAGAACGAGAAGGAATGATTGATGCACCAATTGGTCGAAAATCTGATAGCATTATTGAGCGAACGGTTTGTGAGGATGGACAAAGGGCAGTTACTCATTTTAAAGTAATTGATAGTACATATCATAAGACACATGTAGCGCTTGAGCTTGAAACAGGAAGAACGCATCAAATTCGTGTGCATATGGCTCATATAGGACATCCATTACTTGGTGATAGCTTATATGGAGGGAGAAGGGATGAAATGAAGCGGCAAGCACTTCATAGTAAATCTTTGACGTTTTATCATCCTATTTTAGAGAAAGAGATGTCTTTTACTATAAAGCTTCCAAGCGATATGCAAGAAGTGTTGCGGCATACTTAA